From the genome of archaeon BMS3Bbin15:
TTTCAGTTACACATGGAACTCCTGCAGAATTCTCCTTTAAGTCAACACAGAAAACACCAGTAGCCCCAGGGTCAACTGCAAGAACGGCATCTGTAGCAACTTTATTTACATCATCCCTGTGGACAGTTCTGGCCACGGCTGGGCTGGAGGTCTGGCCACTTGGTGTCAGGTAGCCAAATACATATTCCAATCGTTCTCTGGCCTGTGAAGTAATAAGTTCTCCATTCTTCCAGAGACTCTGAAAGGCAAACTCCCCCCCTGGAAGATATTCAGACATCATAAAATCCCCATATCCAATCCCTTTAAAATTATCCCAGTAATTAATCCACATCTCTGCCTGGGATACCTTCCTGACTGGCAGGCTGGCCCTGGCACCAGCACCTTTAATTGCCCTTAACCAGACCTTTTCAGGAAACCTTTCAAGAAGATGTGGGACCGCCTTTTTCAGGTCTTTCTCCTTTAGTATCAAAAAAGATGCTGGAACTGCCACCCCGTTCTTTTTCAGAACTTCATTGAGCTTCATTTTGTTTTGGCAGATTCTTATAGTCTTTTTATCAGGAAGATAGGTCAATGCATCTATTTCATCCCGTTTCTCTGAGATTACAGCCACTTCTATATCTGGCTGAGGATGGACAAACTCAATTTTTTCTTTTTTTATAATTTTATTTAAGGCTTCAATATATCCAGCAACCTCATTAGCGGGGGGAATAAGATAGGTGTAATCAGCATTGGAAAGTTCTAGGTGCCACCTGTTTGCATCACCACCTACAACATAAAAGGATTCATAAGCTAGTCTCAAGGAATTGATAAAATTGTGTCCCGCCGAGCCCCCTGCGCCAGTTACCAGTATTCTTTTCATTTTCATCTTCATCCCAAGGTGATTGGATATCCCTTCCTATAAGATTCTATCGATTTCAATGCAATTTTCAGTGCCTTTATTCCATCATCTCCTGTGACAAGGGGGGCAGATTTTCCCTGAACTGCATTAATGAAATTTTTTATTTCCAGCTTTAGAGGCTCTTCCTTTTTCACACTCAGCTTGATCTCATTTGGAGTTCCAAACTCCAATATGAAATCCCCGAAGGAATCATGGGTCTTCTCATATACGCTTTCAAAAATATTCAATTCCTGGGTTATATAATTCAGTTCAGCATAACCCTTTGTGCCTGTGACTGCCAGATTACGGATTTTTACCGGAGTAATCCAGTTTGTCTGGGCAAAACATGAAACATCACCATAATCCAGCATTATTAAGGCATGGTCTTCCCTTTCACTTCCTAAGGCCGTACCTCCTTTGGTGTAAACTTCTCTGGGTTCTTTTCCCAGCATGTAATTAAAGAGGTCAAGGTCATGGATTCCTAAGTCCAGGATTACATTTGCATCCTTTATTTGTGGAGGAAATACTCCGACTCTCTTTGCAACAATGGATATTATTTTCCCTAATCGCCCTTCATCCATAATCTTTTTAAGGGCAATAACAGCAGGGTTATACCTCTCAATATGTCCAACCATCAATAGGACTCCATATTCCCTGGCTTTTTGCCATAATCTTTCACCCTTGTCTATGGTATCAGTAATGGGCTTTTCTATTAGAACATGGATATTATGTTTTAGACATTCCAGGGCCACACCCTCATGATGTCCTGTGGGTACAGCTATTGATACTGCATCAATCTTCTCCTTAGATATCATTTCTTTGTAGTCTTTGTAGTATTGGCATTTAAATTTCTGAGAAATTTTTTTCCCGGTATTCTCATTTATGTCGGAAACAGCTACCAGATTTACATCATCTATCTCCGAATAAACTCTGACGTGATTTCGACCCATATTTCCTGTTCCTATGACAGCTACATTAATCATCCCTGTACCACCCAATAGCCTAATATGGCAATAAAAAATTCAAGCCCAATTATTAAAAGTACAATATCCTTTTCATAAACTTTATTTTTTATTTTTTTCAAGAGGTAAAGCCCCAGATGTGTGGTATCGTATATCCCTCGAATATTTTCCCCATAGGGCATCTCAAGGCTATTATCGTGATTTGGTAAGGCAAAGGCCTCTGTTTTAAACTTACTCCGTATAGGTAGTATAAAGTCCAGGAAATAGGGAATGAAAAGAACCACAGCAAGCTTCTCTATATTTCCTAGGATGGCCACAACAGCAATCAACGCCCCCACGCTGTAGGTGAGAGTATCTCCCGGGAAAATTCTGGCTGGAAACCAGTTGTAGCGCAGGAAAGCTATCAGGGCAAACACCATTATAAAGGCAAGCATTGCCACCCAGGAAGCTTTTGCTATAAATGCGGCTATGCCCAGGGTTGATAAAATAATAATTCCCATTCCTGCTTCAAGGCCATTGTAGCCTGCGAGCATATTGAAGCCATTTGCAGCACCGGCTATACCCAGAGGGATAACAAAAAGTGGGTAAAGTAAGCCAAGGTTCACCCCTCCGATAAAGGGAAGAACCATACCACTCTGTCCGGCATTCACAACCATCATAGGCAGAGCCGCAACAAGAGTTAAAAGAGGTTTCTGCCACTGCTTCAAGCCCATTTTCCATCCAAGCAAATCATCCAGCATGCCTATTATTGTTATTATCAGCACTGTGCTGAGAGCGGCAAGGAGGTATATTAAGAAACTGCTCTGATGAAAATAAAATGTGCTCAGCCCTATATATGCCAGAACCCCTGCAACAAAGGCACTCACAACTGCTATACCACCCATCTCAGCCACAGGCGGCTTTTCGTACTTATTCATATCCTTACCCACAAGGTCTATGTGGTGGGCAGCTTTAATCCACCATGGAATAAGAAAATAGGCTGTGGCAAGGCTAACAATAAAAGGGATAATCAGTAAAGGCTCCATGGATTAGAATTAAAGGGCTGAAGATATAAATATATAACGGAATTGATAGAGCTTCAGGAAAGAACTTCAGTTTCCTGTTACAGAAAAACGAAAGCTATCAGAAAGGAATATTTTCACACAATTATTTTTTACAGATAAGCCAATTCAGTACCTACAGAATAGTAAATAAGCTAATTTTTATAATATAATATTTTACAAAATGAAGTAAAAGATTATATGAGTAACCGCTTCAGATGCTAGCTACGTTGATTTTCCTGCTATTAATCTAAATTGGCATATTTTAGCTGGATTTAGATGATAACGTCCTGTATGAGGTGTATCTTTTTGAATGACGAAAAAATAGATGAATCAAAAAGAAAGTTTTTGAAGATGGTGAGCATCGGTTCGGCAGTGGTTGCATTTGCTGGTTTTGTGCCGTCTTTATCATATTTAATTCCACGCTCGGTGGGAGTAAAGGGTTTTCCCACTCTGACACTGGTAAAGCCTGATGGAACACCCATACATACCAGCGATATACTTCCGAATACTCCTAAAATAGTGCTTTTTGAGTATCCACTTTTAAATGAACCGAATTTTCTTTTGAATCTGGACAAAAATGTACCGGGGGGTGTGGGGCCGAAAAACTCTGTTGTGGCATACAGCGCCATATGTGAGCATCTGGGATGTATACCTCCAAGCATTAAATATTATCCACCTGGCTCACCGGAGCATGGAGGTTATATTTTCTGCGCATGTCATGGCAGTACTTATGACCCATTTGATAGGGCAAAAATTATAACCGGTCCGACCGTACTGCCACAACCAATGGTTCTCCTAACCTATGACATAGCTAGCGATACCTACAGAGCTACAAAGATGTTCAAGCCGGTGATATACGGACACAAAGATGACCTCAAGGGTGGTAGTCCACCTACAACGAATAAGACAATTGTAAAAGTTCTATAAGGAAGAAGGTGAAAGTGGTTATGGAAATAGGAGATACGATATGGAAATGGATTGATTCCAGAGCACATATATCTGATATTCCACTAAGAGGCATGCCAGATTATGCATTGAATGTGAGTTATTGGACAGGAGGATTTCTGGGTGCAGCCTTTATATATCTTATAGCTACAGGCATATTTTTGATGCTCTATTATCAGCCTGGGAAGGCCACTGCATATTTGAGCACCAAATACATACTCACAAAGGTTTCCTATGGAAATTTGATATTGACCTCGCATCAGTATATGGCTTATGCAATGATATTTATTGTATTTGTGCATTTTTTCAGAAACTATTATTTAGGAAATTACAAGAAGCCAAGAGAACTGACATGGATAATTGGAATAGTGATGTCTGTTATTGTATTAGTGATGGGGTTTACAGGATATTTCCTCCCATATACAGAAGTATCGGCAGACGCAACAGATGTTGGAATTGGGCTTGCTAAAGTTATACCTGGGATTGGCCCACTGCTGGCATCAATATTTGCTGGTAACGGTACACTGGCATCTGAATTCCCCAGAATTCTGACATTCCATGTTGTGTTACTTCCTGCAATATTATTGATACTCTTTGGACTGCATATGTATCTATTTGAGCAGAATGAGATTGCACCTCCTGTAGGTGCTGAAGAAGATGACGCCAGCCAGAGAAGTATCCCATGGTTTCCTGTATATCTTGCCTATTCACTTGCTGTCTCTTTACTTTTGTGGGGAGTTGTACTTATATGGTCTGCGCTTCAACCGCTTACTCTGGGACCACCGGCAGGGTCACCTATAAAAATATTGCCTATGCCGGAGTGGTACCTGGCAGCATATTATAAGGTGGTAGATTTTAATCCAATAAGTTATCATATTGTATATCTGCTTATGGGATTGGTAATCTTCTTGCTGGCTGTTCCATTTCTGGATAGAAATAAGAGTAGAGCTATGAGAGATAGACCTTTTTTCATAGCAATAGGAACAACAAACTTAATCTACCTTGTAATTTATACAGCATGGGCATATTTACAGCCAGGGATACCTGTTTCGCCGACAGTATGGGCACCAATAATGTTTGGAATACTAATAATTGACTTTGTGATAGCATATCTATTCCACTTCAGATACCAGAAGATTAAGAAATCTAAAGAGGTGCCACCTGTATGAAAACCCATCCGGCATTTTTCCTTTTTTCATTTTATTTCTTATTGGTTACAGTGGACACAGTGGCAATTGCACAACTGTTCAGATACTCTTCAGGAATATTATCAAAATTCAGCTATCTTTCTCTGGTAATAATCCTATTTTTATCAGGAGTCATAGTATTTGTTACGGCAATTTTGTTTGATTTTCTAAAAAGAGTCGATTTGTTGAGAAAAGAGATAAGAGGTGAAGCATAAAATGGAAAGTTATGAAACATTCTATAACCGTGCCAGGATGATGATTATCGCATTTTTGATATTGCAAATATTTCTGGTTTTACCTATCAGTTATTATGCAGCGATTAGGGCAAGCTACAATATCTACGGTATATTCCTGGGACTTAACCTTTTACTGCTCTCAGCAATATTATTCATATACTCCCATGTTCTGGGTGTGCCACAGAAGCATTTGAAAGAGCAGTAGATTATGTGGTGATATGTTGGAAGAAACTCATGATAACTCGCAGGTGGAGTTCAGCAAAGTTCAGTTCTGGGCGGAAAATAGAGTAGGTATAATAGCACTGGACAATGGAACAGATAATGGAATGGATGTAGAACTCCTTTCTGAGCTGCTTGGTGCTCTGAGTATTGCCGTAAATGACAGCACTATTAATGCAATTGTGATAACAGGCACAGAGACAGTATTTTCCACAGGAGTGGATATATGTGAAAGCTGCTTTGAATCTGCAGAAAAATACAGGGATATATTAAACATTGGGCATAGTATTGCCACAACACTGTTATCTATCAGAAAACCGGTAATTTCTGTTGTAAATGGCCCTGCATTTGATGCAGGTCTGGAGTTGATATTACTATCAGACTTTGTACTTTCGAGG
Proteins encoded in this window:
- the iolG gene encoding inositol 2-dehydrogenase, with the protein product MINVAVIGTGNMGRNHVRVYSEIDDVNLVAVSDINENTGKKISQKFKCQYYKDYKEMISKEKIDAVSIAVPTGHHEGVALECLKHNIHVLIEKPITDTIDKGERLWQKAREYGVLLMVGHIERYNPAVIALKKIMDEGRLGKIISIVAKRVGVFPPQIKDANVILDLGIHDLDLFNYMLGKEPREVYTKGGTALGSEREDHALIMLDYGDVSCFAQTNWITPVKIRNLAVTGTKGYAELNYITQELNIFESVYEKTHDSFGDFILEFGTPNEIKLSVKKEEPLKLEIKNFINAVQGKSAPLVTGDDGIKALKIALKSIESYRKGYPITLG
- the tagO_2 gene encoding putative undecaprenyl-phosphate N-acetylglucosaminyl 1-phosphate transferase, with the protein product MEPLLIIPFIVSLATAYFLIPWWIKAAHHIDLVGKDMNKYEKPPVAEMGGIAVVSAFVAGVLAYIGLSTFYFHQSSFLIYLLAALSTVLIITIIGMLDDLLGWKMGLKQWQKPLLTLVAALPMMVVNAGQSGMVLPFIGGVNLGLLYPLFVIPLGIAGAANGFNMLAGYNGLEAGMGIIILSTLGIAAFIAKASWVAMLAFIMVFALIAFLRYNWFPARIFPGDTLTYSVGALIAVVAILGNIEKLAVVLFIPYFLDFILPIRSKFKTEAFALPNHDNSLEMPYGENIRGIYDTTHLGLYLLKKIKNKVYEKDIVLLIIGLEFFIAILGYWVVQG
- the aioB gene encoding arsenite oxidase subunit AioB precursor, translated to MITSCMRCIFLNDEKIDESKRKFLKMVSIGSAVVAFAGFVPSLSYLIPRSVGVKGFPTLTLVKPDGTPIHTSDILPNTPKIVLFEYPLLNEPNFLLNLDKNVPGGVGPKNSVVAYSAICEHLGCIPPSIKYYPPGSPEHGGYIFCACHGSTYDPFDRAKIITGPTVLPQPMVLLTYDIASDTYRATKMFKPVIYGHKDDLKGGSPPTTNKTIVKVL
- the petB gene encoding cytochrome bc complex cytochrome b subunit; its protein translation is MEIGDTIWKWIDSRAHISDIPLRGMPDYALNVSYWTGGFLGAAFIYLIATGIFLMLYYQPGKATAYLSTKYILTKVSYGNLILTSHQYMAYAMIFIVFVHFFRNYYLGNYKKPRELTWIIGIVMSVIVLVMGFTGYFLPYTEVSADATDVGIGLAKVIPGIGPLLASIFAGNGTLASEFPRILTFHVVLLPAILLILFGLHMYLFEQNEIAPPVGAEEDDASQRSIPWFPVYLAYSLAVSLLLWGVVLIWSALQPLTLGPPAGSPIKILPMPEWYLAAYYKVVDFNPISYHIVYLLMGLVIFLLAVPFLDRNKSRAMRDRPFFIAIGTTNLIYLVIYTAWAYLQPGIPVSPTVWAPIMFGILIIDFVIAYLFHFRYQKIKKSKEVPPV
- the echA8 gene encoding putative enoyl-CoA hydratase echA8; its protein translation is MLEETHDNSQVEFSKVQFWAENRVGIIALDNGTDNGMDVELLSELLGALSIAVNDSTINAIVITGTETVFSTGVDICESCFESAEKYRDILNIGHSIATTLLSIRKPVISVVNGPAFDAGLELILLSDFVLSRNEVTVGFPGIWYNLPHFIGTPGIFSAIYGRDYLKMLSNKAFKIEESGIVTRFLPEETLMKSVMETVPELPLYYGKFKGEIFNNLRTSIDFERYDNLAVSLAPKMNELKSYINELKK